The Marinomonas sp. CT5 genome contains the following window.
AGCTCAGAGAAAAGTATTTACCTGACTTAAAATAGCCTAGGAGCCTTAATTATGTACCAACTTGCTCGCTCGTTACTTTTTAAATTGGACCCAGAAGTGTCCCATGAATTGTCATTGGATCTTCTTGCAGCAAGTAGCCGGTTGGGAATTAACAAATTTCTAGGTGGATTACCTGCAACCAAACCTGTTGATGTCATGGGGTTACGTTTTCCCAATGCGGTTGGATTGGCGGCTGGCTTAGATAAAAATGCTGATGCTTTTGAAGCGCTAGGGGCATTAGGGTTCGGTTTTGTTGAAGTGGGAACGGTGACACCAAAAGGTCAAGCAGGTAACCCAAAACCACGTTTGTTCCGTTTGCCTGAACATGAAGCCATTATTAACCGTATGGGCTTTAATAACAAAGGCGTGGATCATTTGGTATCACGTATTAAATCTCACCGCTACCCAGGTGTATTAGGCGTCAATATTGGCAAAAATCTCACCACGTCGGTTGAAGATGCGGCCGCTGACTATTTAGCCTGCTTAGAATCGGTTATTCCATACGCAGATTACATTACGGCCAACATCAGTTCTCCTAACACGCCGGGTCTTCGTAGTTTGCAGTTTGGGGAAAGCTTGGCGCAATTAATCGCGCCATTGTCTGCTGCCAGAGATCGTTATGAAGCGGAACATGGCAAGCGTGTTCCCCTAGCTGTAAAAATCGCCCCAGATATGACCGATGATGAAATTAAAATGGTTGCGGATACACTGGTTGAACAAGGCATTGATGGTATCATTGCTACCAATACAACCTTGTCTCGCGATGCTGTTGTTGGTCATGAGTTTGAACATGAAGCCGGTGGCTTAAGCGGTGCACCAGTCCGTGATGCTTCGACGCATGTTGTTCGAGTGCTAGCTGAACATCTGAAAGACACCTTACCTATTATTGGAGTGGGAGGGATTTCCAGTGGTGCTGATGCCGTCGAAAAACTGCAAGCGGGCGCGCGTTTGGTACAGATATATTCTGGTTTTATTTACCACGGCCCAGAGTTAATTAAGGAAGCCGTAGCAAGCACTGACGCTTATTACCGAGAGCTTGATCTTGGTCTCTAAAAGATCGAATTGATAACAAGATACTACCTAATTGGATCTCTTGTTTACAAAGAGGGCGGGACACAATCCCGCCCTCTTTATGCGTTTCGAAACATTCATTGAAATTTAAAAAAGTATTTATAAATGAGCACGATATTACAGACAACTGATTCAGCAAGTCAGGTTTATGCACTAGAAATAACCTGTCCTCTTGGGTTAGAAAATGTCTTAGAAAAAGAGCTACATGGTGAGGGCCTAACGCAAACTCGATTGGGCGAAGCCCAGGTGAAGTTGACGACTGATTTAGAAGGTATGTACAAAGCATGTCTTTGGTCTCGTGTCGCCACTCGCGTTATGTTGCCAATTGCCAGCTTTAAAATGGAGTCTGCTGACGACCTATATGATGGCGTCAAGGCGATCCAGTGGTCTGACCACATGAAAGCAACCAATACGATGGCGATTGATTGTCATGGCACGAATCACCACATTCGGAACACGCAATTCGGTGCCGTTCGCGCCAAAGACGCCATTGCCGATTACTTTGTTGCCTTGTCTGGCGAACGTCCTAACGTAGAAAAAGAACAGCCCGAAGTTCGTATTGCTTTGCGCATCAAGCGTGAAGTAGTCACCGTTAGTATCGATTTATCTGGCGAAAGTATGCATCGCCGTGGTTACCGCCAGCATGGTGGCATGGCACCGCTGAAAGAAAACTTAGCAGCGGGGCTTTTGCTTCGCGCTGGTTGGGGAACGGATTGTGGTCTGACGCAATTAATCGACCCGATGTGCGGCTCTGGTACTTTTCTTGTTGAAGCCGCTTTGATGTCGTTAGATATCGCTCCAGGTTTGCGTCGCCAATATTGGGGATTCAAAGGTTGGAAGCAGCATGATCACCGTCTGTGGCAACAGCTGATGGACTTTGCCAAGAATCGTAAAAAAGACCCTGCAACCTTAGGTATTCGATTCCAAGGGACAGATCGAGAGCAAAAAGCCATAGCGGCAGCGCGCGAAAATATTAAGCGTGCTGGATTAACAGGCGTGATTGATGTGTCCATGACACCCTTCCAAGAGCATGAATTTGATATTACGCCTGATGCTCCTGGACTACTTATTACCAACCCACCGTATGGCGAGCGTATTGGTGATGAAATGGCATTGATTGCCTTGTATCGTCAGCTAGGCGAGTGGGTGGTTAATAACGTACGTGGTTGGCAGTTTATGATGCTTACCAGCAACGATCACTTGGCTCGTCAAATCCCAGTGAGGCCAGAAAAAAGCACTCGAGTGATCAATGGTGGCATTGAATGTCGCGCGTATTTGTTCCCGTTATTGGCTGGTAGCATCAAAGAAGATGTGGTGGCGCAATCTGTCATGACGCCTGGTGCGCAAATGTTTGCCAATCGTCTGCAAAAGAATGCTAAGAGGCTGAAAAAGTGGATCGCGAAAAATAAAATTCAATGTTATCGCATCTATGACGCCGACATGCCTGAGTACGCGGTTGCGATTGATGTGTATGGCGATTGGGCACATGTTCAAGAATATCAGGCACCTAAAAGTGTAGACCCAGAAAAAGCGAAGCAACGCTTATTCGAAGTGATGTCTGCTATTCCTACTGCATTGAATATTTCAGAGTCCAATGTGATCTTGAAGCAACGTCAAAGGCAGTCAGGTAAAGAGCAGTATGAAAAGCTCGATCAGTCTAAGCATGAAATGGTAGTAGAAGAGTATGGCTGTGATTTCATCGTCAACTTAAAGGACTACTTGGATACTGGATTGTTTCTTGATCATCGACCAGTGCGTAAATTGATCCAAGACAAAGCCGATGGTGTGCGCTTTCTAAACCTATTTTGTTATACGGCAACCGCTTCGGTTCATGCTGGACAAGGTGGTGCGCGCAGTTCGTTGAGTGTCGACATGTCAAACACTTACACTGAGTGGGCACGTCGTAATATTGAACTGAACGAGTTTTCAGACCGTTACCACCAAGTGGAACGTGCAGACTGTATTGAGTGGCTAAAACAAAGCCGTGATACTTTTGATTTGATTTTCATGGACCCTCCGACATTCTCTAATTCAAAGAAAATGGCCGAAGTGTTGGATATTCAGCGTGACCACGGTGAATTGGTTCGCTTGGCAATGGCTCGACTAGCCCACGGTGGTGAACTGATTTTCTCTAATAACTATCGCCGTTTTGTTTTAGACGAAGCGCTAGAGCAAGAGTTCGAGGTGCAAAATATCACTCGTGAGACCTTGGACCCAGATTTTGATCGAAACGACAAAATCCATCAGTGTTATATCATTAAACATAAATAAGTGACTCAAAAAGCGAATTCATTATAATTCGCCGACGTTTTAAGGCTGAATCTGTTGTTTAGCCTTCTAGATTTTTAAGGTTTATAAGTTTTACTATGAGAAAGAAAACATTTCGACTTGTGATTAGTTGTCCCGATAGAGTGGGGATTGTTGCGGCGGTAAGTCAATTTTTGAACGATCGTCAGGGCTCGATTATCGAAGCGAGTCACCATACGGATTTAGAGCAAAAATGGTTCTTCATGCGTCACGATATTGATGCAGAAAGTTTAAATATTGATGTAGAAACCTTCCGTAAAGAATTTGCGCCAATCGCAGAAGAGTACAATATGCGTTGGTATGTGAAGGACAGTGAAGACCGACCTAAAGTTATTTTGCTAGCGACGAAAGAGTCTCACTGCCTAAA
Protein-coding sequences here:
- a CDS encoding quinone-dependent dihydroorotate dehydrogenase, giving the protein MYQLARSLLFKLDPEVSHELSLDLLAASSRLGINKFLGGLPATKPVDVMGLRFPNAVGLAAGLDKNADAFEALGALGFGFVEVGTVTPKGQAGNPKPRLFRLPEHEAIINRMGFNNKGVDHLVSRIKSHRYPGVLGVNIGKNLTTSVEDAAADYLACLESVIPYADYITANISSPNTPGLRSLQFGESLAQLIAPLSAARDRYEAEHGKRVPLAVKIAPDMTDDEIKMVADTLVEQGIDGIIATNTTLSRDAVVGHEFEHEAGGLSGAPVRDASTHVVRVLAEHLKDTLPIIGVGGISSGADAVEKLQAGARLVQIYSGFIYHGPELIKEAVASTDAYYRELDLGL
- the rlmKL gene encoding bifunctional 23S rRNA (guanine(2069)-N(7))-methyltransferase RlmK/23S rRNA (guanine(2445)-N(2))-methyltransferase RlmL, with amino-acid sequence MSTILQTTDSASQVYALEITCPLGLENVLEKELHGEGLTQTRLGEAQVKLTTDLEGMYKACLWSRVATRVMLPIASFKMESADDLYDGVKAIQWSDHMKATNTMAIDCHGTNHHIRNTQFGAVRAKDAIADYFVALSGERPNVEKEQPEVRIALRIKREVVTVSIDLSGESMHRRGYRQHGGMAPLKENLAAGLLLRAGWGTDCGLTQLIDPMCGSGTFLVEAALMSLDIAPGLRRQYWGFKGWKQHDHRLWQQLMDFAKNRKKDPATLGIRFQGTDREQKAIAAARENIKRAGLTGVIDVSMTPFQEHEFDITPDAPGLLITNPPYGERIGDEMALIALYRQLGEWVVNNVRGWQFMMLTSNDHLARQIPVRPEKSTRVINGGIECRAYLFPLLAGSIKEDVVAQSVMTPGAQMFANRLQKNAKRLKKWIAKNKIQCYRIYDADMPEYAVAIDVYGDWAHVQEYQAPKSVDPEKAKQRLFEVMSAIPTALNISESNVILKQRQRQSGKEQYEKLDQSKHEMVVEEYGCDFIVNLKDYLDTGLFLDHRPVRKLIQDKADGVRFLNLFCYTATASVHAGQGGARSSLSVDMSNTYTEWARRNIELNEFSDRYHQVERADCIEWLKQSRDTFDLIFMDPPTFSNSKKMAEVLDIQRDHGELVRLAMARLAHGGELIFSNNYRRFVLDEALEQEFEVQNITRETLDPDFDRNDKIHQCYIIKHK